A stretch of the Papaver somniferum cultivar HN1 chromosome 6, ASM357369v1, whole genome shotgun sequence genome encodes the following:
- the LOC113285940 gene encoding uncharacterized protein LOC113285940, which produces MPAMNDYSSSSTSYNFSGNISSSSLHSVRKVTSKPWKKPVPSQQLPPQIRVYCVESSSFRKVVQELTGAPKFQRNRLRQFAPPPINIIKRSPRQQFDNSSSQQIPLQQPLQLPQAQQPQQEQQQQLLEAQYEEHHEIPLEVDYDIDFSSPEPLVKVNNENLFESNSPSVAAALTSIGLMSPTTWNTWCSAASSPLLSPGSMFALFGV; this is translated from the coding sequence ATGCCTGCAATGAATGACTATTCTTCTTCATCCACTTCTTATAATTTTTCAGGTAATATATCATCGTCTTCTCTACATTCTGTACGTAAAGTAACATCAAAACCATGGAAAAAACCAGTTCCATCCCAGCAGTTGCCACCACAAATCAGAGTCTATTGTGTGGAATCATCTAGTTTTCGGAAAGTCGTACAGGAACTCACTGGTGCTCCTAAATTCCAACGGAATCGTCTTCGACAATTTGCTCCTCCACCAATAAACATTATTAAACGGTCACCACGGCAACAATTTGATAACAGTTCGTCACAACAAATACCATTACAGCAGCCACTGCAACTTCCGCAGGCACAACAACCGCAGCaagaacagcaacaacaactATTAGAAGCTCAgtatgaagaacatcatgagatACCATTAGAAGTAGATTACGATATCGACTTCTCATCACCAGAGCCTCTTGTTAAAGTTAACAACGAGAATTTATTTGAAAGTAATTCACCTTCAGTTGCAGCAGCACTTACTTCTATAGGCTTGATGTCGCCAACGACTTGGAATACATGGTGCTCTGCTGCTTCATCACCTCTTTTAAGTCCTGGATCCATGTTCGCGTTGTTTGGAGTTTAA